The Budorcas taxicolor isolate Tak-1 chromosome 2, Takin1.1, whole genome shotgun sequence nucleotide sequence GCTTCCCAACAATCCTGTCAAACAGCActgctatccccattttacagatgaggaaactgaggcccagagatgcaATTACCTAAGATGACTAtaagccaggtctcctgctgtCCCAGTCCAAAGACAGAGTGTGAGAAGAAGGTAGCCAAAGACTGAGAATGTAAATGTATCGTTGCCTCTATGGAGCATTGTACAAATGGGGACAGCGAGGCTCACAGAGGGAAATCTGCCCAGTTAAACAGCACGGGAGAGGCAGAACCCAGAACTCAAGTTTCCTAACTCTAGGTTTTATAAATGAAGAGGATTCTAAAAGTTCATTTAAGccatttacagatggaaaaagtgaggcccagagaggaaagTGACCTACTTAAAGTGACACAGCAAGTCAGTGGAAGGGCCAAACCTCTAACTCAGGTCTCTTGGTTCCCAGTCCAATGCACTCACCACCACAGTCGTATCATCAAACTAATGCATGATGGACACCAACAcgtttttccctcttttcctatGACAGGAAGTACCTGGACATCCATTCCATGCACATGCTGGAGAAGACAGCCAGCACTGAGGAGATGAGGGAGTatggggggggtggcggggagtAGGGAGGGGAAGAGCTAGCTTTGGGGGACAGCTGAGGGGGAGGTGGGCTGGGAAGGCATGAGGAATGCCTGGCTCCAAAGCCTGTTGTGCACTAGTGTGGAGCAGGGAAGGGAGACTCTAGTTGTCACTGATTCCGTCTCTCTCTCCCAAGGGTGCTGGCTGAGCTGTTGGGACTAGGTTCCCCTGAGAAGAGCCTGCGGGATGCCATCACTCTGGACCTCTTCTCCCATGCACTCATCTTCTGCCGCCAGCAGGGCTTCTCCCTGGAGCAGACCTCAACAGCTTGTGCCCTGCTCCAAGATCTTCACAAGGCCTGTATTGGTAAGAGGAGGGGGCTCCCCGAGGGCCTGAGtccagggcagaggaggaggaggctggcacAAGTGATCAGGGGAAGTAACAGCAGGATTACCACCTGGAATCTTTGTTCTGTCATCACAGAAGTTATCACCCACAAGTTACTTCACCTTTGAAATCCTCTATCTCCTTATCTGTAATCAGGCTACGACACTAAAGTTATTAAACTGTTCCGAGAAATGTTGTgtaatatgtgtaaatatatgcaCAGTGCTCAATAAAACAGCTCTTTATTCCTGAAACCCATTTTCTACAGAATGTTTAATGAGAGCTAAATTATGCTTTCCTGTCACTTCCACTGGAATATACACCTCTTAAGGGCAGGACCTTGTCTGTCTTGtttagtgcctagaacagtgcagAGTGGGTACTCAATATTTGTTGCCTAGATCCTAAAGCTTAAGATCAGCAAGTAGCTGCTGAGTGAGTAAAATGTGATTATCAGGGAGGGGACTCAATGTCACATCTTGCTTTCCCTCCCAGAAACCCCCTTGGGCAACGTGGAGGAATGTTACCGCTACTTCACCAGTGTTCTTTTTTGCCACGGAGTCAGGGTCAGTTTCactctccccatccccccacccccataagGTCCAGCCCAGCCTCCCACCCTCTCTCAAACTCATTACCCTTATCTTCCTCTGAAGGCCCCAGTGGGCTCTTCCTGCTCCTGGACCGCCAGGCACTTGGAGAAAAGGTGATGGTTTCGGGAGGTGGTCAGTCCTCTAACTCCCAATCATCTCCACAGCGCCCCCCTTTCAGTATCGACCTCTTTAAGGAGGAACAGCTGCTGGCCCTGGCGGATTATGTGGTGAATACCTACTTCCGCCATTTCAAGCTCTACAAATATGTCTTCACACCCCAGGTACTGGGCTAGGGGCTACAAGAGGCCGCTCCTCgtctctcctctttccccagtGCAGTTGATTTCCTCCCTCTTCCCAGGTGCGGCTGGATCTCTCTTTGACTTACATGGGGCTAAAGCCACCCAGCCTCtggtcagaggatgagacaggTAAGGGAGAATGCCGGGGCGAGAGCTGGACTGCACTGGGGCTGGGGCTGAAGCCTCCTCCTGCTTCTGgcttacagagaaagaaaagggaggagaAGTGGAACAGCAGGCAGTCATCACACAGGAGGTGGAACCAGAAACAGTGGTCCAGCCAGAGCCAGAGCCAAGTGAGGACCTGGAGGGGTTGGGGCTccctgtgactttgggcaggtgTGAAATGAAGGGTTTAGATCACATCAGGACTTCAGCTTTTTCGTTTCAGTCATGGTGTCCTTTCTCCAAATGATTCCTTATGGAGAATGCATGTTCCAAGATGTTCCAAGATGcaacaaaataaaagcacagCTGCTGCGAGTGAGGCAGAAGCTCCAGAAAAGGATTATAAAACCAACGACAGTAACAGCCAGCACACATCTGGCAATACTATGTGCTAGGCAGGCCTtgttttaagcattttatatacatatattgcctGTGCCaagtggcctgtggaatcttaattccccagtcaggaattgaacctgtggcccaggtggaagcatggaatcctaatcactggaccaccaaggaattcctgcATTTTACACATATTAACCCGTTTACTCCTCTCTCACTCCTAGTCGCTAAGTGTTATCACTGGATTTTacacaggaggaaactgaggcataaaaatgttcaatcacctgcttgaggtcacacagctgctaaaGGAGCAATTGGGAAATGCAGCATACACAAACCCTCTGCCCATCTTTCTCTTCTAGAAGGGCTGGCTGACATTTCCTGAATTGAAGAAACACTGCCAGCTGGGTCACTCCTGGGGTAGTCCCCCTTGAAGGTCGTGCATGCCTGGCTAGGGGGCAGTCCCTCAGCCCCATGGCCTCTCCCCTGACCCGCCCCTTCTTCCCCGCCCCTGCAGGCCAGGTCTCCATCCTCCGAGCCTACATCAAGACCCAGATGAACAAGGAGCTGCGGCAGCTCCAACAACTGGTAGAGGAGCGACTCAAAGCCAGTGAGGAAAGGCTCAGCAGCAAGCTGACCACCCTCGAGCGGCCCCTCCAGCTACCTCCAGGCAAAGGCAAGAACAGGACCAAGTGACTCCCTGCGTTTTCCCCAATAAAGGCCTGGGCCAAAGTGGCCCCAccacgccccaccccaccccctcctgaGCACCTTCTGAGCTTCCCTGCTGAAGCCAGACACCAGACACAGGGGACTGGCTCTCTCTGGCATGTAGCAGGTTTTATTGCATACGTGGTGCAGGCAGCACAGATAAGGCCAGGCGTGGCACCCTGGTGGCTCTCTTCCACCCCAGCTCTGATCTCAAAGCCCTGGCTGGCGGGGACAGGTGTACCACACTGGTCTCTATGATAGTATGATTGGTGGTGGGCCTGGCCAATGGTGGCCTGTGGCCAGAGCCCAGAGGGGCTGGAATGATAAAGAACCTTCTCCTGGAGAGTTCTGCATCCTCCAGGATGACGTGCTAGCCCAGCACTAGCATGGCCTCATCCTCGGCGATAGCAGCCGAGTCCCCCTCCTCTTCAGGGCCCATCATGGGAAAAGGCCCTGGGGGCCGGTGCTGGAAGAGGGCTGCCCGGTTCTGctgctcacccttcttcaccCAGTGTCCATAGAGCCGGAAGGCACAGTTGTCGATCAGGCGCCGCACTGGCCGCAGCGCGTAAGGGTCCCTCAACAGCGCACTCTTGGTCAGTGGCCGGATACGGTGGGCACTTAAGGCCACCCGTCCAGCGGCCAGCACGGTCCACACTGCCACCTAGGAAGGGGGTGGTGTGAGCTTCCCTGGCACAGTCACCATAAGAAAAATCCTGGGAAGAGGAGCAGGCCTAGACCCTGACACGCTCAGGCTTACCCGAAACCGCTGGCGGGGGGTGAGGTTCCAGGCTTGGCTGCCTTCACAGCGCTCAAAGAATGGGTGCTGTAGGGCTTGCTCAGCTGTCAGGCGCTCCACAGGATCCACCTGCAGCAGCCTGGAGATCTAGGGGAAACCCCAGAGCGTGAGGGGCAGCTCTTGGGCCTCTCTCCTCGCCCACTCGCAGCCCCAGCTCACCAGGTCTTTCACAGTGTCTGAACGGTCGTCCCACTCGGGTGAACTAAACTGGTACTGGCCCTCCATGATCATACGTAACATCAGGATCTGGCGTCGGTGCCAGAATGGTGGGGAGCCCGCCAGGAGTGTGAACAAGATCACCCCGCAGGCCCAGCTGGGAAAGaggagtggggaggtggggaccAGGTGATAAGCAAAGGTGTTGAAGAACAGTACacaaaggaggagggaagggcggGGAATGGGAAACTCACAGATCGACCTCCTTGCCGTAGCCTGGGTGAGTTTCATCCATGGAGCACTTAAGGATCTCTGGTGCTAGATACCCTGGAGTCCCACACAACTCTGGGGAGAGAGGCCTGAAATGGATGGGGTGTCACCAGCCCCCTCAAGGACCCTTCACACCAGACTTCTGCTCAAGCCTCACCACCACCAGGGCCACAGGTGTTTCCATCCTGCACCTGCCAGCCTTCTGCCAAGTCTCAGTGTTAGAGCCTCACTTTGATGAACAAGTACCTACCAAGGCTCCTGGTGGCCTTCCTGGGAAAACGTGGTGTTTAGGTTGACTTCAAAGCACTATCCAACTGTATCATTTGCCTCCTCCACCAACCCTCACCTCACACAACTTATTACcatgttttatatacatacacacatagaaaacggaaattaaatcttttttgcattcctttctgCCCAAATCTAATCCTCCTCCTAGAATCTCTACTGCGGTTAGTGGAACCACCACTCAACTCAGGGGAGTGTGTAGGAATATGGGATTTCTTAAGGCACATTCTGGGTGTGTCCTTTGTTGAAAACCCTTCTCCGGCTTTCCATCATGGCCTCAGGGTCAAGTCTAGATTCCTAAAGCACAAAGCCTTGCATGACTTGATCAAAGCTGGTATTTTACTTTCTTCTACCACTTCTGGCACCAGTTCTTCCACTCTAGCAGGTACACTGTGATCCGTGGCACACTGCCAAGAGGTCTTAAGAGGCCTGAACTGAGAAACTGACTTTCTCTTGGCAAATTCCTTCCTGGATAAACTATTTACTGAACACCTCCTGTGTGCCAAGCACCATACTAGACACAATGGCAAATTCAACGTGCCCTTAGTAAGCTCACCATCTACCAGGAAGCACATAAACAGCGTAAGACGTGTATCATGAAGGGGGGGAGGTCTAAGAGCAAAAAGCAGCGGCTCTACCCTGACCTGAAGCTTTCAAGTAAAAAAACTGAATTATCCAAGCCATGGGAGATGGTGGAGTGGGAAGGGGCAAAAATGATTCAGAATGGAGAAACGTGTGTGGGAgaccaaagggagaaaaatacctGCACGTGGAAGAGTAAGTCCACAGAGTAAGAGCATGAGCTCTGGAGTCATACTGCCCAAGTTCAAATCACACATGACCTTGGGCACGTCACTTCACCTCATTAAGCTCATTTataaaagagagacacagatacgATTTCAGAGTTGTTAAGAGGATCTAGAGAAACAAGCCATATAAAGACTCCATGTGCTGCCTGATTCAGAGCCAGTGCCCAGTGAaggtggtggttcagttgctcagtcgagtccgactctgtgatcccatggactgaagcacaccaggcttccctgtccttcacaatctcccagagcttgctcaaactcatgaagGTTAACCAGTGAAGGTTAGCTGTTAAGAAGCCCAGGGCAGAGCC carries:
- the CFAP119 gene encoding cilia- and flagella-associated protein 119, yielding MIRRKSSQLQGLKMQSELVQHYELRREPEKDLSSLDESATRMGTGVRTESGTVASVDVDIDPAANLFPPPLHQPRICIWKYLDIHSMHMLEKTASTEEMREVLAELLGLGSPEKSLRDAITLDLFSHALIFCRQQGFSLEQTSTACALLQDLHKACIETPLGNVEECYRYFTSVLFCHGVRRPPFSIDLFKEEQLLALADYVVNTYFRHFKLYKYVFTPQVRLDLSLTYMGLKPPSLWSEDETEKEKGGEVEQQAVITQEVEPETVVQPEPEPSQVSILRAYIKTQMNKELRQLQQLVEERLKASEERLSSKLTTLERPLQLPPGKGKNRTK
- the PHKG2 gene encoding phosphorylase b kinase gamma catalytic chain, liver/testis isoform: MTLDVGPEDELPDWAAAKEFYQKYDPKDVIGRGVSSVVRRCVHRATGQEFAVKIMEVTAERLSPEQLEEVREATRRETHILRQVAGHPHIITLIDSYESSSFMFLVFDLMRKGELFDYLTEKVALSEKETRSIMRSLLEAVSFLHNNNIVHRDLKPENILLDDDMQIRLSDFGFSCHLEPGEKLRELCGTPGYLAPEILKCSMDETHPGYGKEVDLWACGVILFTLLAGSPPFWHRRQILMLRMIMEGQYQFSSPEWDDRSDTVKDLISRLLQVDPVERLTAEQALQHPFFERCEGSQAWNLTPRQRFRVAVWTVLAAGRVALSAHRIRPLTKSALLRDPYALRPVRRLIDNCAFRLYGHWVKKGEQQNRAALFQHRPPGPFPMMGPEEEGDSAAIAEDEAMLVLG